Proteins encoded by one window of Paenibacillus urinalis:
- the ypeB gene encoding germination protein YpeB, protein MYRRISSVLFPIMTVLLIGAIIWGYQLNQQKNSVMVQSENHYQRAFHDLSYNMDRIHSELGNTLAVSSASEGMHRKGLMNVWRLSSEAQNEIAQLPIRTLPFTETEELLSRISKFAYQASIRDLTKNPLTDEEKKNLQTLYKNTEEINKDLDNVQMSVLNDHLKWSDAEMAMTSDKEVKNGIVDGFRSVNKKVGEYPPLEWGPSVSSLYEQRQVRKLNGVPVTTADVKRKAQKFADLNQEEIQVTENGKGTDHRSYTASAVQSNGHKVSMDFTADGGLLISYNDEREVGPKKVDRETAMNKADQFLEKKGYREMEAVAYNEYDNLGNFTYVRQHEDVLVYPEKITVRVALDNGEVIGLQATEFLNEHQEDREFPAPKMKMKDAKAKLNPDFKVSMVRKALIKNEFSDEVMCYQFVGKINGSQYRIYLNSDTGIEEAVEVVPGQTNRL, encoded by the coding sequence ATGTACAGACGAATAAGCTCGGTTCTGTTTCCTATTATGACAGTGCTGCTCATAGGTGCTATCATCTGGGGATATCAGCTAAACCAGCAAAAGAACAGCGTCATGGTTCAATCCGAGAATCATTATCAAAGAGCGTTTCACGACTTATCCTATAATATGGACCGGATTCACTCCGAGCTGGGAAATACACTTGCGGTCAGCTCTGCATCTGAGGGGATGCATCGTAAGGGACTCATGAATGTTTGGAGACTGAGTAGTGAGGCACAGAACGAAATCGCGCAGCTTCCAATCAGAACACTTCCATTTACGGAAACAGAGGAGCTTCTATCTCGCATTTCCAAGTTTGCTTACCAAGCATCAATTCGTGATTTAACCAAAAATCCGCTGACGGATGAAGAGAAAAAGAACTTGCAAACCTTGTACAAAAATACGGAAGAGATTAACAAAGATCTGGATAATGTACAAATGAGCGTACTCAATGATCACTTGAAGTGGTCGGATGCTGAAATGGCGATGACGAGTGATAAAGAAGTGAAAAATGGAATTGTGGATGGATTCCGCTCGGTCAATAAAAAAGTCGGGGAATATCCACCGCTTGAATGGGGGCCTTCGGTATCGAGCTTGTATGAACAGCGCCAGGTCCGCAAATTGAACGGTGTACCGGTGACCACTGCCGATGTTAAACGCAAAGCACAAAAATTCGCTGATCTGAATCAGGAAGAGATTCAAGTGACCGAGAACGGGAAGGGTACAGATCACAGATCTTATACTGCTTCTGCCGTTCAATCGAATGGACATAAAGTAAGTATGGATTTTACAGCTGACGGTGGTTTGCTCATTTCTTACAATGATGAGAGAGAAGTGGGTCCGAAGAAGGTCGACCGAGAGACGGCAATGAATAAGGCAGATCAATTTCTGGAGAAGAAGGGCTATCGCGAGATGGAGGCGGTTGCTTACAACGAATACGATAATCTTGGGAACTTCACTTATGTTCGTCAGCATGAGGATGTACTGGTATATCCCGAAAAAATTACGGTGCGTGTCGCTCTCGACAATGGCGAAGTTATTGGTCTACAGGCAACAGAGTTTCTGAATGAACACCAAGAGGATCGGGAATTCCCTGCACCGAAAATGAAAATGAAGGATGCCAAGGCGAAGCTGAATCCTGACTTTAAAGTCAGTATGGTACGTAAGGCGCTCATTAAAAATGAGTTCAGCGATGAAGTGATGTGCTATCAGTTTGTGGGCAAAATCAATGGTTCGCAGTATCGGATCTACCTGAACAGCGATACAGGTATAGAAGAAGCAGTTGAGGTTGTCCCAGGACAAACCAACCGCTTATAG
- a CDS encoding CPBP family intramembrane glutamic endopeptidase: MKKQQRRKFKLQRIEPHQLTDRLLLINLYLTQGLTLIIGLVWIFFQKRNPLDILALPDGWTFVIYGLGLAAVMLIIDFLLSSFMPEDSMDDGGINNMLFQNRPIWHIVCIAAIVSVCEELLFRGAIQHAFGPYWTSIIFALIHFRYLNHWLPTGWVFLSSYGLGYIYEQSGTLWAPILCHFLIDLISGLAIRFRRGK, translated from the coding sequence ATGAAGAAACAACAGCGAAGGAAATTTAAGTTGCAAAGGATAGAGCCTCATCAACTGACAGATCGCCTTTTGCTTATCAACTTGTATTTGACACAGGGACTTACCCTAATCATCGGACTGGTATGGATTTTTTTTCAGAAGCGTAATCCGCTTGATATCCTTGCATTACCGGACGGGTGGACCTTCGTCATATACGGCCTAGGGCTCGCTGCGGTTATGCTTATCATTGACTTTCTCTTATCATCCTTCATGCCCGAGGACAGCATGGATGATGGTGGAATTAATAACATGCTGTTTCAGAACAGGCCGATTTGGCATATTGTATGTATAGCTGCTATTGTCTCTGTCTGTGAGGAATTATTGTTCAGAGGAGCAATACAGCATGCCTTTGGTCCATATTGGACAAGCATTATTTTTGCATTGATTCACTTCAGATACCTTAATCACTGGCTTCCAACCGGTTGGGTATTCTTGTCAAGTTATGGTTTGGGATACATCTATGAGCAATCCGGAACACTATGGGCCCCAATATTGTGCCATTTCTTAATTGATTTGATATCCGGACTCGCCATTCGTTTTCGGAGGGGAAAATGA
- the serA gene encoding phosphoglycerate dehydrogenase — protein MLKVLVSDPISDLGIQQLVDAEDVTVDKKTGLSEEELVQIIGDYDALLVRSQTRVTRKIMQAGVRLKVVGRAGVGVDNIDLEAATERGIIVINAPDGNTITTCEHTFAMMMALARHIPQAYAKTINGTWDRKTFLGVELRNKTLGVLGMGRIGSEVAKRAKAFGMNILGYDPFLTQERAEKMGITLATVDEIVRQADFMTVHTPLTPETKHMIARPQFEVMKRGMRIINCARGGIIDEMALVEAVDEGIVAGAAFDVFESEPPQADHPFLTHPKIIVTPHLGASTVEAQENVAIDVSEQVLHILRNEPFKNAVNMPPVAASVMNVIQPYFKLGETLGSFAAQISNEAVQEIHVDYAGELSEVDTQQLTRYILKGILERHLGSEANIVNSLHLAKTREINVVVSQAPRTKGFTNLITVTLKNQKEQERRIAGTLLAGYGERIVRLDHFPVDFAPEEHQIFISHNDKPGIIGRVGTLLGENDVNIASMQVGRKIVGGAAIMILTVDKEVPKEVLGKLTQLPELNSAKEIILKK, from the coding sequence ATGTTAAAAGTATTGGTATCTGATCCGATCAGTGATCTGGGAATTCAGCAGCTGGTGGATGCTGAAGATGTGACGGTTGACAAGAAAACGGGACTTAGCGAAGAGGAGCTTGTACAAATTATCGGTGACTATGATGCCCTTCTTGTCCGCAGTCAGACAAGAGTAACACGTAAGATTATGCAGGCAGGAGTTCGCCTGAAGGTTGTTGGGCGTGCAGGTGTAGGGGTCGATAATATTGATTTGGAAGCTGCTACGGAAAGAGGAATTATCGTTATTAATGCACCTGACGGCAATACAATTACCACTTGTGAGCATACCTTCGCAATGATGATGGCTCTGGCCAGACATATTCCCCAAGCTTATGCCAAGACCATTAACGGGACCTGGGACCGCAAGACCTTCCTTGGCGTTGAGCTAAGAAACAAGACGCTTGGCGTACTCGGCATGGGCCGAATCGGAAGCGAAGTCGCGAAGAGAGCAAAAGCGTTTGGTATGAACATCCTGGGCTATGACCCATTCCTTACACAAGAGCGTGCTGAGAAGATGGGAATCACGCTTGCTACTGTGGATGAAATTGTGCGTCAGGCCGACTTCATGACGGTGCATACACCACTGACACCTGAAACCAAGCATATGATTGCCCGTCCTCAATTCGAGGTTATGAAAAGAGGCATGCGTATTATTAACTGTGCTCGCGGCGGGATTATAGATGAAATGGCACTCGTTGAGGCGGTTGACGAAGGGATCGTGGCAGGAGCTGCTTTTGACGTATTTGAAAGCGAGCCTCCTCAAGCGGATCATCCTTTCTTGACTCATCCCAAGATTATTGTAACTCCGCATCTAGGGGCATCCACTGTTGAGGCGCAGGAAAATGTAGCAATCGATGTATCGGAGCAGGTGCTCCACATTTTGCGTAACGAACCGTTCAAGAACGCGGTTAATATGCCTCCTGTTGCAGCAAGTGTCATGAATGTAATCCAGCCTTATTTCAAACTGGGTGAAACTCTGGGTAGTTTTGCTGCTCAAATCTCTAATGAAGCTGTTCAAGAGATCCATGTTGATTATGCAGGAGAATTGTCAGAGGTGGACACTCAGCAGCTGACGCGTTACATTTTGAAGGGGATTCTTGAACGCCATCTTGGAAGTGAAGCGAATATTGTTAATTCCCTGCATCTTGCCAAGACTCGGGAGATTAATGTAGTTGTATCTCAAGCACCTCGTACGAAAGGATTTACAAACCTGATTACCGTTACGCTCAAAAATCAGAAAGAACAAGAACGTCGTATCGCTGGAACCTTACTTGCGGGATATGGCGAGCGGATCGTAAGACTTGATCATTTCCCTGTCGACTTCGCACCGGAAGAGCATCAGATCTTCATCTCGCATAATGATAAACCGGGTATTATCGGCCGGGTTGGTACTCTGCTTGGTGAGAACGATGTTAACATCGCATCCATGCAGGTAGGACGGAAAATTGTGGGTGGAGCAGCCATCATGATCCTGACTGTCGACAAGGAAGTTCCTAAAGAAGTCCTTGGGAAGCTCACTCAGCTGCCTGAGCTGAACTCTGCCAAAGAAATTATTCTCAAAAAATAG
- a CDS encoding genetic competence negative regulator — protein MKIERLSHDKIRIFLTFDDLSERGIQKEDMWQEEPKVHELFTEMMDQAYTELGFDATGPLAVEVFALPAQGMVVIVTRGKYDRERYGAGHEDDIADEIYEMEVTLEQSDSVMYTFKDFEVLIEAAHMLRNKVTGAGRLYHYQDKWFLHLEPDEVDSEQHGALIALLAEFGEGSSVTTAVLQEYGKLVMAENAIATICEHFKRNDA, from the coding sequence ATGAAAATAGAACGCTTAAGCCACGATAAGATACGGATTTTCCTTACTTTTGACGATTTAAGCGAGCGAGGCATCCAAAAGGAAGATATGTGGCAAGAGGAGCCTAAAGTTCACGAACTGTTTACAGAAATGATGGATCAAGCATATACAGAACTTGGATTTGATGCTACAGGCCCACTAGCTGTTGAGGTTTTTGCTTTGCCTGCTCAAGGAATGGTCGTTATTGTGACCAGAGGGAAATATGATCGCGAACGTTATGGCGCAGGGCATGAAGATGACATCGCGGATGAAATTTACGAAATGGAAGTGACACTGGAGCAGAGTGATTCCGTTATGTACACTTTCAAGGATTTTGAAGTTCTAATTGAAGCAGCTCATATGCTTCGCAATAAAGTGACTGGAGCCGGTCGATTGTATCATTATCAGGACAAATGGTTCCTGCACCTTGAACCGGATGAAGTTGACTCAGAGCAGCACGGTGCGTTAATTGCTCTGCTTGCTGAATTTGGAGAAGGCAGCTCCGTAACGACGGCAGTCCTTCAGGAATATGGGAAGCTGGTAATGGCGGAGAATGCGATCGCCACAATTTGCGAGCATTTTAAACGTAATGACGCATAA
- the prsW gene encoding glutamic-type intramembrane protease PrsW — translation MLLFSVLTAAIAPGLALLTYFYLKDRYDAEPHHIVIRMFFFGMLTVFPIMIIQRGLELWLGHNPYLHAGLISAGVEEVIKWLVMFHFIFHHTEFDEPYDGILYAVAISLGFATVENVLYSWAGNASFGLMLFRALLPVSGHAMFGVIMGYYTGRAKFSDSQKLRNKFLAMSLTLPIFWHAIYDIVLNKGGGWYWSIVPIMVILWYGGMGKVYRANNRSPFRFVKREEEVNL, via the coding sequence GTGCTTCTGTTTTCGGTCTTAACCGCAGCAATTGCTCCGGGACTCGCCTTGCTGACCTATTTCTATCTCAAAGACCGTTACGATGCAGAGCCGCATCATATCGTTATTCGGATGTTTTTTTTCGGTATGCTGACCGTATTCCCAATTATGATTATCCAGCGGGGTCTTGAACTATGGCTTGGTCATAATCCATACCTTCATGCTGGGCTCATCTCAGCTGGTGTGGAAGAAGTGATTAAATGGCTCGTTATGTTTCATTTTATTTTTCACCACACAGAGTTTGACGAACCATATGATGGCATCCTTTATGCAGTAGCCATATCACTTGGATTTGCTACAGTAGAGAATGTATTGTATTCATGGGCTGGAAATGCCTCATTTGGACTTATGCTGTTTCGTGCTCTATTACCGGTCTCGGGACATGCGATGTTCGGTGTTATTATGGGGTACTACACAGGCAGAGCCAAATTCTCTGACTCCCAGAAACTTAGGAACAAATTCCTCGCCATGTCCCTCACCTTGCCAATATTCTGGCATGCGATATATGACATTGTGTTGAATAAGGGCGGAGGCTGGTATTGGTCTATTGTTCCCATTATGGTCATTCTCTGGTATGGTGGGATGGGCAAGGTATACCGGGCAAACAATCGCTCTCCGTTTCGATTCGTTAAGCGAGAAGAAGAGGTTAATCTGTAA